The Mercurialis annua linkage group LG2, ddMerAnnu1.2, whole genome shotgun sequence genome contains a region encoding:
- the LOC126666955 gene encoding elongation factor 1-alpha-like yields the protein MEDPAKAAANFTSQVIIMIMNQPGEIGNGYAPVLNCHTSHIAMKFAEILTQIDRPFVKELEKKLNFFEEWWCWVCENEYPLFLIFY from the coding sequence ATGGAAGACCCTGCCAAGGCGGCTGCCAACTTCACATCTCAGGTCATCATCATGATCATGAACCAACCCGGTGAGATTGGAAATGGATATGCTCCAGTTTTGAACTGCCACACCTCACACATTGCTATGAAGTTTGCTGAGATCTTGACCCAGATTGATAGGCCATTCGTTAAGGAGCTTGAGAAGAAGctcaatttttttgaagaatGGTGGTGCTGGGTTTGTGAAAATGAATACCCTCTGTTTCTCATCTTTTATTAG
- the LOC126666953 gene encoding uncharacterized protein LOC126666953: protein MQQDCQIEHPLFGGAITSSFPLRFQDVSNIRQVPDHQEVFVDPDRDESLIFELLDYKHEVGDNGSASWFLQDLANEQNAEGCTLFEQSEVVEAPGILSRNIPTVISTAVGQMNISKGKQGREAQNIVKVYLANIRLKGVDTDVLVTAYEPVLINPLSESARMVGAGMAVPAAQSGYLPMSEVFKLAVSTFKVIDWNLFGGASA, encoded by the exons ATGCAGCAAGATTGCCAAATAGAACACCCTCTGTTTGGAGGTGCAATCACTAGCAGTTTCCCTCTTAGATTTCAG GATGTGAGCAATATTCGTCAAGTTCCTGATCACCAG GAAGTATTTGTAGACCCCGATCGTGATGAAAGCTTGATCTTTGAGCTTTTGGATTATAAACATGAAGTTGGAGATAATGGAAGTGCCTCTTGGTTTCTTCAAGACCTTGCTAATGAACAAAATGCTGAAGGATGCACG CTGTTTGAGCAGTCAGAGGTAGTTGAGGCCCCTGGAATTCTTTCCAGGAACATTCCGACTGTTATTTCTACTGCTGTGGGCCAGATG AATATTTCCAAGGGGAAACAAGGAAGGGAAGCACAAAATATCGTCAAA GTTTATTTGGCAAATATACGTCTTAAGGGAGTTGACACAGATGTGCTTGTAACTGCATATGAACCAGTACTAATAAA TCCTTTGAGTGAAAGTGCCAGAATGGTAGGTGCTGGTATGGCGGTTCCTGCTGCACAATCTGGGTACCTGCCAATGTCTGAGGTCTTTAAACTTGCCGTCTCTACCTTCAAAGTGATTGACTGGAATCTTTTCGGCGGTGCTTCTGCCTGA
- the LOC126666952 gene encoding uncharacterized protein LOC126666952 has protein sequence MAGVSLKCGDCGALLKSVEEAQEHAELTSHSNFSESTEAVLNLVCTTCGKPCRSKTEKDLHTKRTGHTEFVDKTSEAAKPISLEVPKAPMEVDEPVNASSSSQSEEMVVPEVSQSILEELEGMGFPKARAIRALHYSGNAGLETAVNWIVEHENDADIDEMPMVPANTKFEAPKPSLTPEEMKRKAQELKERARKKKEEEEKRTEREKEKERIRIGKELLEAKRIEDDNERKRVIALRKAEKEEEKRAREKIRQKLEEDKAERRRKLGLPAEDPATAKPSAPVVEEKKSSLPVRPATKAEQMRECLRTLKQTHKDDDAKVKRAFQTLLTYIGNVAKSPNEEKFRKIRVTNQSFQDRVGSLKGGVEFLELCGFEIIEGGEFLFLQRDKVEMAVLNSAGSELNSAINNPFFGVL, from the exons ATGGCCGGAGTGTCCTTAAAATGCGGGGACTGTGGAGCCCTATTGAAGTCCGTTGAGGAGGCTCAAGAGCATGCCGAGCTGACCTCTCACTCTAACTTTTCTGAATCAACGGAGGCCGTTCTCAATCTTGTTTGCACTACTTGTGGAAAGCCTTGCCGATCTAAAACA gAAAAAGATCTTCATACAAAGAGAACTGGGCACACTGAATTTGTGGATAAGACTTCTGAGGCAGCAAAACCAATTAGTTTAGAGGTTCCAAAGGCACCCATGGAGGTGGATGAGCCTGTTAATGCAAGCTCCAGTAGTCAGTCTGAAG AGATGGTAGTTCCAGAGGTTAGCCAGAGTATCCTTGAGGAACTGGAAGGAATGGGTTTCCCAAAGGCACGGGCAATTCGGGCTCTTCATTATTCTG GTAATGCCGGTCTTGAAACTGCTGTAAACTGGATTGTTGAGCACGAGAATGACGCTGACATAGATGAAATGCCCATG GTACCTGCTAACACCAAATTTGAGGCCCCTAAACCTTCACTGACACCTGAAGAAATGAAGCGCAAAGCACAAGAGCTAAA GGAGCGTGCTCGCAAAAAGAAAGAAGAGGAAGAGAAAAGAacagaaagagaaaaagaaaag gagAGAATACGTATCGGCAAGGAACTTCTGGAAGCAAAAAGAATTGAGGATGACAACGAGAGAAAACG TGTGATAGCACTTCGGAAGGCAGAGAAAGAGGAAGAGAAGAGGGCTAGGGAAAAAATTCGACAAAAGTTAGAAGAAGACAAG GCAGAAAGAAGAAGGAAGCTTGGACTGCCGGCGGAAGATCCTGCAACTGCAAAGCCATCTGCACCTGTTGTGGAGGAGAAAAAG AGCTCCTTGCCTGTTAGGCCTGCCACAAAGGCAGAGCAAATGAGAGAGTGCTTACGAACTCTTAAGCAGACTCATAAG GACGATGATGCTAAAGTGAAAAGAGCATTCCAGACTCTTCTAACTTATATAGGAAATGTTGCTAAAAGTCCTAATGAAGAGAAGTTCAGAAAAATTAGGGTCACCAACCAAAGCTTTCAG GATAGAGTTGGTTCACTGAAAGGGGGCGTGGAGTTTCTAGAGCTGTGTGGATTCGAGATAATTGAAGGAGGGGAGTTCCTTTTCTTACAAAGGGACAAGGTTGAAATGGCTGTGCTGAATTCAGCTGGATCTGAGCTCAATTCTGCCattaataatccattttttggTGTTCTTTAA
- the LOC126668099 gene encoding protein FAR1-RELATED SEQUENCE 5-like, translating into MAVTVSITVNSFFYENGFESDTEAINWAKGIAIRIGFELVISSHKKGGLVKLLRCCRGERYRGSHTDSDSFARKNTKTKACQCPFRIVVKFINGTWTVLAKSGISSMHNHALAVYPEGHRQMSGLSAAAKMIVRDMSAAQVKPCAILAAVQEKISSDNPTRRQVYNYRDNLRKFSFEDRDMVGQFFHLALTHNYLHWTLSEESTGVLTHLFMSHPDSVRLVRTYPWVIGMDSTYKTNKYHMPFFEIIGMTPSNKNFLIAYAIMKDETEGSYKWVLERLRFLIGDHLQPTCIFTDRELGLLKPVKEIFPHTPHLLCTWHINKGVEDKVFKLCGRDTAITDTFMNESWKKLIKTQTEEQYEATLTTVKMRTRAFPAVIQYLNRTWLGHKEKFVSCWTNKVLHFGNTTTCRVESAHAQLKQWLNSSTGALDTVWTKVDCVIQSQLTDIRKTLEGSRQTIGVHRRGYPYDHVSYKVSHYCLDLVAKELRRMRELSCDVLVRCGCVLRTTHQIPCACELKAVIDAGVPISLDSIHSFWKTLVIGDGVETSEQADYAAFQSEDHRYFCGVVEEVMSQDPSIVRDISHIINERLRPAMVHAIAWRWRRSDRPSLGDGVHHRHRPAMVQPVIAIARR; encoded by the exons atggcAGTGACGGTATCGATTACAGTGAacagttttttttatgaaaacggGTTTGAAAGTGATACCGAAGCAATAAATTGGGCAAAGGGAATTGCTATACGGATTGGCTTTGAGCTGGTTATTTCGTCTCACAAGAAAGGGGGGTTGGTAAAACTTTTGAGATGTTGTCGGGGTGAGAGATATAGAGGGTCGCACACAGATTCAGATTCTTTTGCACGAAAAAATACGAAGACGAAGGCCTGCCAATGCCCTTTCAGGATTGTGGTGAAATTTATTAATGGCACATGGACTGTTCTTGCGAAGTCTGGGATTTCAAGTATGCACAATCATGCGTTAGCTGTGTATCCTGAGGGACACCGTCAGATGAGCGGACTGAGTGCTGCGGCCAAAATGATTGTGCGGGATATGAGTGCGGCACAAGTTAAGCCGTGTGCTATTTTGGCGGCTGTTCAAGAAAAAATTTCATCTGACAATCCTACAAGAAGACAAGTTTATAATTACAGAGATAATTTGAGAAAGTTCAGCTTTGAGGATAGAGATATGGTAGGTCAGTTTTTTCATTTGGCTCTGACACACAACTATTTACACTGGACGCTTTCTGAGGAGAGCACAGGTGTGTTGACTCACCTTTTCATGTCGCATCCTGACTCCGTGCGGTTAGTCCGAACTTACCCCTGGGTGATCGGTATGGACTCCACGTATAAGACCAACAAATACCACATGCCTTTCTTTGAGATTATCGGTATGACTCCTTCTAACAAGAACTTCttaattgcatatgcaattatgaaggATGAGACTGAGGGGAGTTACAAATGGGTGTTGGAGAGGTTGAGGTTTTTGATTGGCGACCACCTACAGCCGACTTGTATTTTTACTGATCGAGAGTTGGGGCTGCTTAAACCAGTGAAGGAGATATTTCCACATACTCCTCATCTGCTTTGTACGTGGCACATAAATAAGGGTGTAGAAGACAAAGTGTTCAAACTGTGTGGGAGAGACACCGCAATAACTGATACTTTCATGAATGAGTCGTGGAAGAAACTTATTAAGACTCAAACAGAGGAACAATACGAAGCAACTTTGACCACTGTGAAAATGCGGACTAGAGCGTTTCCAGCTGTGATACAATATCTTAACCGTACTTGGTTGGGGCACAAAGAGAAGTTTGTATCATGTTGGACAAACAAAGTCTTACATTTTGGAAACACCACTACGTGTAGAGTGGAGAGTGCACATGCTCAGCTAAAGCAGTGGCTCAACTCTAGTACCGGTGCTCTAGACACAGTTTGGACGAAGGTGGACTGCGTTATACAGTCCCAGTTGACTGATATTAG GAAAACACTCGAGGGCTCCAGACAGACTATAGGCGTCCATCGACGAGGTTATCCATACGACCATGTCTCCTACAAAGTGTCCCACTACTGTCTTGATTTAGTGGCGAAGGAATTAAGGCGTATGAGAGAGTTGAGTTGCGATGTTCTAGTTCGTTGTGGTTGTGTGCTGAGAACAACACATCAGATTCCGTGTGCATGTGAGCTGAAAGCAGTGATTGATGCAG GTGTTCCGATTAGTCTGGACAGTATCCATTCATTTTGGAAGACGCTTGTTATCGGTGACGGGGTTGAAACATCAGAACAAGCCGATTATGCCGCTTTTCAGTCAGAGGATCATCGGTACTTTTGCGGGGTTGTGGAGGAGGTGATGTCTCAGGATCCCTCTATTGTGCGCGACATATCTCATATTATCAACGAGCGACTTCGGCCGGCGATGGTGCACGCCATCGCCTGGCGATGGCGAAGGTCCGACAGACCATCGCTGGGCGATGGCGTGCACCATCGCCATCGGCCGGCGATGGTGCAACCGGTCATCGCCATCGCCAGACGATGA